A window of Acidobacteriota bacterium genomic DNA:
GGTGCCGCGCGGCGCTGGCCGAGGCGCTCGTGCGGTTGGCGGCCGAGGATGGGGCGGCCGCCTGCTACGGCGCGATCGCCGACGACACGGCGGACGACCGGCCGGGGATGCTGGCGGCGCGCGAGGCGGGACTGCGTGCCCCGCTGCTCGAGGCGGGCTTCACCAAAGAGGATGTCCGCCGGCTCGCCAAGCGGCTCGGGCTTCCGGTTTGGGACAAGCCCGCCTCGGCCTGTCTGGCGTCGAGGATCCCCCGGGGGGAGCGGGTCACCGCAGAGCGGCTGGCGCGGGTGGAGCGGGCCGAAGAGGGGCTCGCCCGCCTGGGCTATCGGGCGGTGCGGGTGCGCGATCACGGCGCGATCGCCCGCATCGAACTACCGGCCGAGTCGGTCGCAGCCGCGGCCGCCGACCGCGAGCGGATCGTCGAGGCGGTGCGCCGGGCGGGCTACGCGTACGTGTGCCTCGATCTCGAGGGGTACCGGCCGGCCGGCCTCGCGGCGAACCGGTCCGCCTGATCGCTTCCGAGGTGCTTCCTCGATGGTGCGAAAAGCCGCGCAACTCGATGCACGACGGACACTTTCTCCCGATCCCCGGTCATCGATCCATTCGCGACCGCAACCTGCGTTCCTCCTGCGAGTTCGGCGGCCCAACGCACCATTGCGGACGCACCTCGGATCGCTTCCGCGGGCGATGTGACGTGCTTCCCCGATGGTGCGTTTCTTCTCACAACTCGATGAGTCCCCGGAGGTTGGCGCCCCGAACCGCCCGCTTCACGCGAAATCGGGCGCAAGGTGCCGGTCTTTCATCGAGTTGGCCGGCGTAGCGCACCATCGAGGGCGCGCCTCCCGGGCGACGGGGCTCCGTCAGCGCGCCCGCGCGCTCGGCTCGTCGCGCGCCGACAGCCGCCGCCTGAGCCCCTCCGCGAGCAGGTGGAAGCCCAGGACGGTCAGGAAGACGGCGAGGCCGGGAAACAGCGCGAGCCACCAAGCTCGAGCCCCGTCGAGCATCCCGTCCCGCAGCAGGTTCCCCCAGGAGGGCTCGGGCGGCCGGATGCCGAGCCCGAGAAAGCCGAGTCCGGCCTCGACGAGCACCGCGCCGCCCGCCAGGAAGGAGGCCGGCACGAGGGCCGGCGTCAGTGCGTGGGGCAGGAGGTGCCGAAGGCCGATGCGCCAGGGCCCCGCGCCGGACGCGCGGGCGGCGGCGGCGAGGTCGGAGCCGCTCCACCGGCGGACCTCGGCGCGGACGTACCGGAACAGCGTCGGCCAGGCGAACAGCCCGATCACCACCCCGACCCGCCCGGCCGGCCAGCCTCCCGGTCCGCCGAACCCGAGCAGGGCGATCGCCCCGACGAGCGCCGGGAAGGCGTGCACGGCGTCGGCCGCCCGCGCGAGGATCGTGTCGGCGGCCGGCCCGAGGATCCCGGCACCGGTCCCGAGGGCCGCCCCGATCGCCAGGGCGAGGGCCGTGGCGACGGCGCCGGCGGCGAGGCTCCTCCGGCCCCCGTGCAGCAGGCGCGAGGCGACGTCCCGTCCCTGGGCGTCGGTACCGAGCGGATGGTCCGGCCCCGGCGGCTCGAGCGCTCGCGCCAGGTCGATCCGGTCGGGATCGTAGGGGACCGGGGCCGGGACGAGCACCTCGGCCCGCCCCACGACGCGCGCGGGCGGCCGGACGGCGAGCCGGCCGTCGACACGCGCGAGCCACGGGCGCCCGGAGGCGAGCACGGGCGCCGCCGCCGCCAGGAGGCCCAGCAGCGCGAGAATCCCGGCGCCGGCCGCCAGAGTTCCCCGCCCGTCAGCCACCGGGTCCCCCACCGGCGCGCAGGCGCGGATCGGCCGCGGCCGCTCCGAGGTCGGCGAGAAGGCTTCCGGCCACGGTGAGCAAC
This region includes:
- the larE gene encoding ATP-dependent sacrificial sulfur transferase LarE, whose translation is MADRVPEDPDDRLARKEREARAILRRLGRVVVAVSGGVDSALLLAMAREELGDRARAALAVSPSLAGREREEARALAKRLGVPLVELRTGEFEDPRYLANGPDRCYWCRAALAEALVRLAAEDGAAACYGAIADDTADDRPGMLAAREAGLRAPLLEAGFTKEDVRRLAKRLGLPVWDKPASACLASRIPRGERVTAERLARVERAEEGLARLGYRAVRVRDHGAIARIELPAESVAAAAADRERIVEAVRRAGYAYVCLDLEGYRPAGLAANRSA
- a CDS encoding ABC transporter permease, which encodes MRACAPVGDPVADGRGTLAAGAGILALLGLLAAAAPVLASGRPWLARVDGRLAVRPPARVVGRAEVLVPAPVPYDPDRIDLARALEPPGPDHPLGTDAQGRDVASRLLHGGRRSLAAGAVATALALAIGAALGTGAGILGPAADTILARAADAVHAFPALVGAIALLGFGGPGGWPAGRVGVVIGLFAWPTLFRYVRAEVRRWSGSDLAAAARASGAGPWRIGLRHLLPHALTPALVPASFLAGGAVLVEAGLGFLGLGIRPPEPSWGNLLRDGMLDGARAWWLALFPGLAVFLTVLGFHLLAEGLRRRLSARDEPSARAR